The Halomicronema hongdechloris C2206 genome includes a window with the following:
- the psb34 gene encoding photosystem II assembly protein Psb34, with protein MPYTTEDGGRLNNFAHEPKMYQTQPPTTKDKRNYAILGLLAVALVAGLLTLTVAIS; from the coding sequence ATGCCGTACACCACAGAAGATGGCGGGCGCCTCAACAACTTTGCCCACGAGCCCAAGATGTATCAGACCCAACCCCCCACCACCAAGGACAAGCGTAACTATGCCATTTTGGGCCTCCTGGCGGTAGCCTTAGTGGCCGGGCTATTGACGCTGACGGTGGCCATTTCTTAG
- a CDS encoding MBL fold metallo-hydrolase, producing the protein MHLTWLDNNSWLLEVAQKRYLIDPWLVGPLVFGQQAWLIKGVKLDPPPIPEAIDGILLSQGLEDHAHPETLKQLDRRIPVVASANGAKVVAALGYERVTALDHGQSTTLDDTLDITAVPGAPIGPFLVENGYLLCDRTTGLRLFYEPHGFHNDSLQQAAPVDVVITPVVDLKLPLVGPILRGRQGALELATWLRPQVILPTADAGQTKFSGILAAWLQALGGVDTLRSDLAQRHLSTQVLIPTVGEPVTLDLTPLDKAASEQP; encoded by the coding sequence ATGCATCTGACTTGGCTCGATAACAACTCATGGCTGCTGGAAGTAGCCCAGAAACGGTACCTGATCGATCCTTGGCTGGTCGGCCCTCTGGTCTTCGGGCAACAGGCCTGGCTGATTAAAGGCGTCAAGCTTGATCCGCCGCCGATTCCAGAGGCCATTGATGGCATTCTGCTGTCCCAGGGGCTAGAAGATCACGCCCACCCCGAGACCCTAAAGCAGCTTGATCGCCGCATTCCCGTGGTGGCTTCTGCCAATGGGGCTAAGGTGGTCGCAGCCTTGGGGTATGAGCGAGTAACGGCTCTGGACCATGGCCAGAGTACTACCCTAGATGACACCCTAGACATCACGGCGGTGCCAGGGGCGCCCATCGGTCCCTTTCTGGTGGAAAACGGTTATCTGCTGTGCGATCGCACCACGGGGCTACGCCTGTTCTACGAACCCCACGGCTTCCACAACGATTCCTTGCAACAAGCAGCTCCTGTAGATGTGGTGATTACCCCAGTGGTAGACCTAAAGCTTCCCCTGGTGGGGCCGATCCTACGGGGACGCCAAGGCGCCTTAGAACTGGCCACCTGGCTCCGTCCCCAGGTGATTCTGCCCACCGCCGACGCTGGGCAGACCAAATTCTCAGGGATTTTGGCTGCTTGGCTTCAGGCCCTAGGAGGCGTCGATACCCTGCGCAGCGACCTGGCCCAACGTCATCTTTCCACCCAAGTTCTCATCCCTACTGTTGGTGAGCCGGTTACACTAGACCTGACTCCCCTAGACAAGGCTGCCTCCGAACAGCCGTAA
- a CDS encoding Ycf66 family protein has product MLSYLLALAVALSSLALYLAAFFYPELHRKQDFLWSGVGLFYALILWLCAGQMTGALLLGQLASVSLIMALGWQTLWLRRQRTPQPLQTIVSTDSWQRLRQLFIEPFMTWSQRLGLSQWWQTVPWPSIASDTDDADDTDQEDLSPSAEAESRRPHPATRRATHYEFIDETRQPWPDVSPGAAPAVTTTAPGSGRGKTAAVTADKQQTRPVEASPPRPSPKKPAAAAATPTPETSPPSWLGRMVIVKDWVLEVAQGLLKPKRQTSHD; this is encoded by the coding sequence ATGCTGTCTTATCTATTAGCGTTGGCTGTGGCCCTGAGCAGTCTGGCTCTGTATCTGGCAGCCTTCTTTTACCCGGAGCTCCATCGCAAGCAAGACTTTCTCTGGAGTGGGGTTGGTCTTTTCTATGCTCTTATCCTATGGCTGTGCGCCGGTCAGATGACGGGGGCCTTATTGTTGGGGCAGCTAGCCAGTGTGTCGTTGATTATGGCGTTGGGATGGCAAACCCTATGGCTAAGACGCCAGCGTACTCCTCAACCCCTGCAAACCATCGTCTCGACAGACTCCTGGCAGAGATTACGGCAGCTGTTTATCGAACCCTTCATGACCTGGAGTCAACGGTTGGGCCTGAGCCAATGGTGGCAGACGGTGCCCTGGCCCAGTATTGCCTCCGACACCGATGACGCCGATGACACCGATCAGGAGGACCTCTCTCCAAGTGCTGAGGCGGAGTCCCGCCGACCTCACCCAGCGACTCGGCGGGCCACCCACTACGAGTTCATCGACGAGACCCGGCAACCGTGGCCCGATGTTTCTCCTGGTGCCGCCCCTGCGGTGACGACGACGGCTCCTGGTTCTGGGCGGGGCAAGACGGCGGCGGTGACTGCCGATAAGCAACAGACCAGGCCGGTTGAGGCCTCCCCACCACGGCCATCCCCTAAAAAACCGGCCGCCGCGGCGGCCACACCGACACCAGAGACCTCGCCCCCGTCCTGGCTAGGCCGCATGGTAATCGTGAAAGACTGGGTGTTGGAGGTGGCCCAGGGGCTGCTAAAACCCAAGCGCCAAACGAGCCATGATTGA
- a CDS encoding sugar transferase — MSRSVALPITPPVILRLPLMLTVLEAVELKQRCQDALAIGSVSRLILDLSDTTFIDSSGLGALVICRRLCRQQGGVLVLRDVTPQVAMALELASLDSCFVFESSAAVTDHTGHASSSTAFLNTHPSVRCRTKRLLDILGAVVGLGITALLWVPVAIAIKLDDGGPVFFGQIRCSWMGQHFVMWKFRSMVINAEALKHQVCNELEGPLFKNANDPRITRVGQFLRRTSLDEFPQFWNVLQGDMSLVGTRPPTPEELAQYEVPEWQRLDVKPGITGEWQVKGRSCIRRFEEVIRLDLAYQRHWSIWYDLRLMLLTIWVLLTRRGAV; from the coding sequence ATGTCCCGGTCAGTTGCGTTACCGATTACTCCACCCGTGATATTGCGTCTGCCCCTGATGCTAACGGTTTTAGAAGCGGTAGAGCTGAAACAGCGCTGCCAAGATGCCCTCGCCATAGGCTCTGTATCTCGACTGATACTCGATCTCAGCGATACCACCTTCATCGACAGTAGTGGCTTGGGGGCCCTGGTCATTTGCCGGCGGCTCTGCCGGCAACAAGGGGGTGTCCTGGTGCTGCGAGACGTCACCCCCCAGGTGGCTATGGCTCTAGAACTGGCCAGCCTAGACAGCTGCTTTGTCTTTGAATCGAGTGCTGCCGTCACTGATCACACCGGACACGCCTCATCGTCCACGGCATTTCTTAACACCCACCCCTCGGTGCGCTGTCGCACTAAACGGCTACTAGATATTCTGGGGGCCGTCGTGGGCTTGGGTATCACTGCCCTGCTGTGGGTTCCCGTGGCCATTGCCATCAAACTAGACGACGGCGGGCCAGTATTCTTCGGCCAGATTCGCTGCTCTTGGATGGGTCAGCACTTCGTCATGTGGAAGTTTCGCTCCATGGTAATCAATGCCGAAGCCCTGAAACACCAGGTTTGCAATGAATTAGAAGGTCCTTTATTCAAAAATGCCAATGACCCCCGCATTACCCGAGTGGGCCAGTTCTTGCGGCGCACTAGCCTAGATGAGTTTCCTCAGTTTTGGAATGTGCTTCAGGGAGATATGAGTCTGGTAGGTACCCGTCCCCCGACGCCAGAGGAACTGGCTCAGTATGAGGTGCCAGAGTGGCAACGACTGGACGTGAAGCCCGGCATCACCGGGGAATGGCAAGTGAAGGGACGCTCCTGCATTCGCCGCTTTGAAGAGGTAATTCGCCTGGACTTAGCCTACCAGCGCCATTGGAGTATCTGGTACGACCTGCGGTTGATGCTCCTGACTATCTGGGTCCTACTCACCCGGCGAGGAGCCGTTTGA
- a CDS encoding M23 family metallopeptidase: MGWLLHRNEQLTERNQELTNTASDVLTELNSLDAEIENLRQRAGLPDTGTPEWQLDDSQGGLPLEVPPETLFQLARRRLPLLTSVWQGDVRPALEDTLAAEAARAAAIPSGLPVKQALPISSEFGLRPDPFGGRATKCTGASISKVRWGTPVYATAAAGWVREAENSGGYGNHVVVDHGYGYKTLYAHLSEIAVTPGTSLQPGELVGYLGNTGRSSGPHLHYEVHHQDEAVDPSDYLEREQQ, encoded by the coding sequence GTGGGCTGGCTGCTGCATCGCAACGAACAACTGACGGAGCGCAACCAAGAATTAACCAATACTGCCAGTGATGTGCTGACGGAACTGAATTCCCTAGATGCGGAGATCGAGAATCTGCGCCAGCGGGCTGGGTTGCCCGACACGGGAACTCCGGAGTGGCAGCTGGATGACTCCCAAGGGGGCCTGCCACTTGAGGTGCCGCCGGAAACCCTATTTCAGCTGGCTCGACGCCGCTTACCCCTGTTAACTTCTGTCTGGCAGGGGGATGTGCGCCCAGCCCTGGAAGATACCCTGGCGGCGGAGGCAGCCCGGGCGGCGGCCATTCCCAGTGGACTACCGGTGAAACAGGCCTTGCCGATTTCATCGGAATTTGGGTTGCGGCCCGATCCCTTTGGTGGCCGTGCCACGAAATGCACCGGGGCATCGATTTCAAAGGTCCGGTGGGGCACTCCCGTCTATGCTACGGCGGCGGCGGGGTGGGTGCGTGAGGCCGAAAATTCCGGCGGCTATGGCAACCACGTGGTGGTGGATCATGGCTATGGCTATAAGACCCTCTATGCCCATCTATCAGAGATAGCCGTTACCCCGGGGACATCGCTGCAGCCAGGAGAATTGGTGGGCTATCTGGGCAATACCGGCCGCTCCTCTGGACCCCATTTGCACTATGAGGTGCACCATCAGGATGAAGCCGTTGATCCGAGCGACTATCTGGAGCGAGAGCAGCAGTAG
- a CDS encoding NACHT domain-containing protein: protein MLGGPCSGKTTLLFELTRCLVARADQTADLRIPVVVNLASWGSKKQAMADWLIHELNSKYQVPRSVGQGWLQQQQLLLLLDGLDEVPLPRRDDCVEALNQFYQDYGPELVVVCRTQDYEALPNQLDFQLAVEVRSLTPDQIDTYLAAHPATDNLQQRIHHDKTLMELANSPLMLQLICLTYDDIPSQPLAQTTSQRTSVFDAYIRQMFKHRSGRDHYSPQQTLSWLTWLAQQMLVTSQAVFLIEELQPQQLPTPWQRALYRIGVRWGVFMLWGGAPYWVVERTIRCASGSGL, encoded by the coding sequence TTGTTGGGGGGACCCTGCAGCGGTAAAACCACCCTGCTGTTTGAACTGACCCGCTGTTTAGTGGCCCGGGCTGACCAAACTGCCGATCTGCGCATCCCGGTGGTGGTGAATTTAGCCTCCTGGGGCAGCAAGAAACAGGCCATGGCCGACTGGCTGATCCATGAACTCAACAGTAAATACCAGGTGCCTCGCAGCGTGGGCCAGGGCTGGCTTCAGCAACAACAGTTGCTACTGCTGCTGGACGGCCTGGATGAAGTGCCCCTGCCCCGCCGGGATGACTGTGTCGAGGCCCTGAATCAGTTTTACCAGGACTATGGGCCAGAACTGGTGGTGGTCTGCCGCACCCAGGATTATGAGGCCCTGCCCAATCAGTTGGATTTTCAGTTGGCGGTGGAAGTGCGATCTTTAACACCTGACCAAATTGATACCTATTTGGCGGCCCATCCCGCCACAGACAATCTGCAGCAGCGCATTCATCACGATAAGACGCTGATGGAACTAGCCAATAGCCCCCTGATGTTGCAGCTGATTTGTCTCACCTACGACGATATTCCCTCCCAGCCCTTAGCTCAAACCACCAGCCAGCGAACGTCGGTATTTGACGCCTACATTCGCCAGATGTTCAAGCACCGCTCTGGGCGAGACCACTACAGTCCCCAGCAGACCCTGAGCTGGTTAACCTGGCTGGCCCAGCAGATGCTAGTTACCTCCCAGGCGGTCTTTTTAATCGAGGAATTACAGCCGCAGCAACTGCCTACTCCCTGGCAACGGGCACTTTATCGCATTGGGGTGCGGTGGGGGGTGTTTATGCTCTGGGGGGGCGCTCCATATTGGGTTGTTGAAAGGACTATTAGATGCGCCAGTGGGAGTGGCCTTTAG